CCCGGCCCCGGAAGCAGTCCCCGCACAGGCCGGGACGGCTGCAGAGCGGCGGCCCGAAGGCGCCATGAGGCACGGCAAAAAGGCCCCAGCTGCCGGCCACCGCTGCCCCGCGGCCGGTGGTGATGGCGCCACCCGGGTAACAGGACGACCAGATCACCCCCTGGCTGGTCATGGCCGGCGCGGTGACAAAGGACCCGCCCGACCGGACCTGCTGCCAGGGCACGGCGTCCTCGAACCCTTCCTGGACCACGAAGTAGCCGTGCTGAGCCAGGGCGGCCAGGAACTGCGCCTGGTCGGTGTAGGTGGCCCGCCCTGCTCCGGCCTCCGGCGCCAGGACGGCCAACCCGATACAACCCACGATTGCCACCAGGCTCTTCTTCATGCACAGGCCTCCTTGTGCGCCGCAGCAGGGACTGGTCGCTGCCCGCGGCTTCAGTAGGTGATCCAGTCGCTGGCCCGCACCAGCTGCGGGGGGGAGCCGGCGGCCAGCCGAACGATGTAGCAGCCCTTGGACGCATAGCGCTGGCCGGGTCCGAAGCTCAACCGGGGGTAGACCGCGATGGTGGCGGTCTGATCCACCATCATGTCGATGCCTTCCAGGAAATAGTCCCGGTAGAAGTCGCTGCGCATGCAGCCCACGGCCTCCGCCAGGATCCCGCCCAGGAAATACATCCTGGCCTGGATGACCGGGCTCATGGGGGGAATCTTGCGCACCTTGAGCCAGTTCGCCACCGCCATGGCCTTGCGGCCCCGATCCGCCGGCAGCTCGTAGGGATAGGTGATGAGAAGAGCGGGCCACACCGCTGGGGGGACGGCGGAGAAGTCCTCTCCAGCCAGGCCGCCGGACACCAGCACCTGCACCGGGGATCCGGCCGCGCCTGCGAGGACGCCCAGGCCGGCCAGGTCATCCCGGCCCAGCCAGTAGAGCACCTGCTGCGGCCGCTCCTGCCGGCTGAGCAGGCGCTCCAGGGCCGGGGCCGCCGGCTCGGCGGCACCGAGGATCACCCTCTCCGGCGCCGGCCGGCCGACCTCCTGCCACGCCGCCTCGAAGCCAGCGGCGGTCCGCTCCCCGTCTGCCCCCTGCCGGTAGATCTGGACCACCTGCACCCCCTCGCCCTGGTCCCGGATGAGATGCCGCGCCGCGGCCTCGCCCTCCTGGTAGAAGCCCTTGGAAAAGTACAGGGTGTACCAGTCCGTCTTCGTGATCTTCGGCCGCTCGGTCAGGGGAAAGAGGCACGGGATTCTCCTCCGCTCGCAAAACTCGTGGATCGGTGCCCAGTCCCCGGCCGCCATGCCGCCCAGGAGGGCAAAGACCGGCCGGGCCTCATCGTAGGCCGCCAGCTGCTGCGGCCAGGTGGCCGGCTCGCCGGAAAGCTCCCAGACGTCGAGGCTATAGAGGCGGAAGGAGGCGTTGTGCTCGCTCATGAAGAAGGGGCCCTTATCGGCCAGCTCGCCCTGATGCCGGGACTGGCGGTTGTGGTCCGCCACCAGGGCCTGGAGCACCGCCAGCATCGCCTCCCGCTCCGCCGGCGGCACGCCCTCCGTGACCACGGTGGCGAAGCGCAGGGTGGTGTCATCCACCCCGGGCGCCGGCTCGGAGGAGAGGGTCTTGAGGTACTCCAGGAGGTAGCCCATATCCCGCTGGCCGAGCAGATACCGGGGCATGACCGGATTGAGCTCCCGGCCGGTTGGGTGGGCGCCCAGCTCGATGGCCTCGGCCAGGGTCTCCAGGGTGTAGGCCGGCCGATGATCGGCGACCCGGTACTGGGGCGGCAGAGCCTGGCGGCCGCTCACCCGCGCCGCTTCGTCCTCGGGCTGCCGCCAGGCGCCGGTCCGGCGCCACGGCCGGAAGAGGTCCAGGCCGTTGGTGCGCGGGGTGATGACCGTGCCTTCCAGGGAGCCCAGACCGGAGCGCTGATGGCAATGGACGCAGGTGAACATCCGGCCATCCACCGGGATGTCTTCCTGAACCACCGCCATGACCGGCTCGCCGCTGGGCAGCACCCCCTGCCGGTAGATCATCTCGCCGTATCTGGCGGCCATCTCGGCGGTGACGCTCCGCAAGGGCGCCGCCTCGTCGGCCCAGGAGGCCACCTGGGTAGCGATGGCCAGGAGCACGCCCACAAGGATCGCGATGCGCTTCATGTCGAGTCCTTTCCTGGATGAGGCCGGGTGCCCTGCCGGTCACTGGCCCATGAGGGCCTGGTACTCCTTCATAAGCTCGGCCGTGCTGATGAGGCCATGGATCCGAACCCAGCCCTCATCCCCTGGCTTACGGAGAAAGGTGATCGGGTAGTGGCTCATCTTGTTGATGACATAGGCATCGAAGGCCCGCATCACCTTGTCGATGTCCTCCCGGCTGCCGGTGAAAAAGTCCCAGCCTGGCTTGGCGCCGTAACGGCCCAGGTATTCGGCCATGACCTCCGGGGTATCGTGCTCGGGATCGATGGAGATGCTGACCAGCCGCACCGCCTGGGCCCCGCCGTTGATCCTCCGCTGCATGTTGACGAAGCCGGCGGACAGCACGGGACAGATGGTGGTGCAGGTGCCGTAGATGAAATCGAGCAGCACCGGCTTGTCGGAGCTGAGGATGAAGTCCCGCAGGTTGACCCGGCGCCGGTCCTGGGTGATGAGCGTCACGTCCGGAATCGAGTACCGCTCCTCGCTGCGCTTGTAGCGCGCCTCTTGCGCCCCGTGCACAGACAACGGCGGCACCAGGATGGACAGCAGCAGGAATCCCCCCACGAGCCGCATCATCGTCGCTGGCATAGAAGCCTCCCTTGCTCTATTTACTCGCCAACCAGGCGCACCCCGCTTTCCACCCATCCCTCGGCCCCGGCCACCATGACCGACACCGGACGCGCCCCCAGCTTGCCGGCCAGACCGGTCAGAGCCCGCTGCCAGCGGCCCCGGGCCGCATTCCAGCTCATGGCCCGCTCCAGGGCGCGGCCGTTGTCCAGGAAGACCAGCAGCCGCAGGCCGGCCTCGTCCGCCCGCTCACTCTCGGCCAGCACCGCCAGCCGATCGGAGGCTGCCTCGTAGTCCGCCCGGAGCACCTCGATGGTGAGATCAAAGCCGTTGCAGTCCTGATCGATGCCATCCCGCCGGATCTCCGCGGCACCGGGGTGGACCGCCGCATCCCGATCGTCACAATCAAGGCTGGCGGGATGACCGTCCAGGTCCTGATCCGCTGGACGGGGCGCGCCGCCGGCCAAAAGATCATAGGCGGCGGCCACATCCAGGAGGCCGTAGCCATAGCCCTGATCCGGGCCTGGCGGGCCCAGGTCCTGGGCGGTCTTCAGCAGGATGGCCTCCAGCGTGGCCATGGCCAGGCTGGGCAGGGCGCTGCGCAGGAGGGCCAGGCCGCCGGCCAGGTGCGGGGCGGCAAAGGAGGTGCCATGGACCTCCACATAGGCGTCCGGGATGAGGCCGCCGAAGGTGAGGTCGGTGGTAAGAACGCCGGCCCCTGGCGCCACCAGCCGGGGCTGGATGGAGCTGCCACAGGCCGCTGGCCCCCGGCTGCTGGCCAGGTCCAGCACCAGATCCTGGTCCACGGCGCCCACGGCGGTGCTGCCGGGATTGTCCGCCGGGCTGCGGATGCTGCCGGCCAGGGGACCGTCGTTGCCGGCGGCAAAGACCACCGCGATATCCGCGGCCCGCAACGCCCGGATGTCCGGCTCGAATTCCATGCTGCATGGGCCAAAGGCGGCCGTCAACCCCCAGGAGTTGTTGACGATATCCGGCGCGTCATCAGTCTCGGCATCGCCATCCGGATCCAGCGTCCACTGGAAGGCAGCGTGGATGGCGCTCAGGAAGGCCAGGCCCGCGTTGTTGAAGATCTTGGCCGCCATCCACTGGGCGCCCGGCGCCATGCCGATGGCCTGGCCACTGGCATCGCCACCGGCGATGAGTCCCATGACCTGGGTGCCGTGGCCGATGAGGTCGCGGGGCAACGGGTTCTCACCGTAGGGGTCGAGCCAGCTGTTGGTCCCGCCTCGCCATCGGGCGGCCAGATCGGGGTGGAAGCGGTCGACGCCGCTGTCCAGGGTCGCCACCACCACCCCCTGGCCGAAGAAGCCCTGCTGCCACAGCCAGGGGGCGCCCACCGCCGCCAGGTTCCAGCCTGCGCCCCCCCCGGTGTCTGGAACCGGAGCCGGCGTCGGCGTCGGCAGGCTCTGGTCCAGACGCACGGCGCCAACCCCGGGCAGCTGCGCCAGGTCGTCCACCATGGCCGCGGGAACCGCGGCGGCCAGGCTGTTGATGATCCACAGCCCGCGGGCTTCGGCCACCTTGCTGGCTGCCAGAAGGCGCCGTACCCCGGCCTGATCGGAAGCGGCCTTGTCGCGCAGCGCCTTGATGAGCCGAGCCCGGCGCCGGCGGCGGTCCTCCTGAACGTTGAACAGGGACAAGTCCACCTGGCCGGCCATGGTGACGATGACCGGCACCGTGGTGCCCGGCGCCACCCGGGCGATAGCTGCTGCCAGCGGCGGGTCGATCCGGGCCGCTGGCCGGCCGGCCAGGGCGGCCGGTGGCAGGAGCAGGCCGAAGGCCAGGGCGAAGAAGGCCAGCGGCGCTCCGGCAAAGGTGGCGCGGGAACGTTTCATGCCGGCCTCCTACTCCACGGACAGATGCTCCAGGCGGAAGTCGCCGATGACCACGGTGACCGGATCGCCTGCCTTGATCAGCCGGTACGGGTTCGAGAACATGACAAAGTAGACCCGATCGGCTTCCGGCTGGCCGCCGCGGGTGGTTTGCCGCAGGGGGCCCACCTTGGGGGAGCTGGGCACCCCGACCACGGTGCCCCGCTTCTCGTCGGTCAAGGAGGCGGTGAATTCGCGATCCAGAAGAGGGGCGGCCTTGTCCGGCTCGAGAACGCGGAACCGGAAATCGAGCACGTTGCCGGCCCCGGACAGCCGGAGGCTTTCGATCTTCACCCCCCACCGGGCGGCCAGCCGGTCCTCCCAGCCTTCCTGGTCCGCCGCCAGGGCCGCCCCGGACGCCTGGCTGGCCACCAGCGGCGGCGCGGCCTGGTCCAGACTGGCGCTGCAGCCGGCAACCAGAAGGGCCGCCGCCCCCAGCCACCACAACGAGCCGGCCAGCAGCCTTCGCCACCGGCCGGTCCACTCTCCAAGAAGAAGCTCGATGACTCGGCTCTGTTGTCCCACGGCACCCTCGGATGGCCGCGCAGGCGGCCCGCAAAGACAACCCGCAGAATATCCAACAGGGCGGGACCGGCGATGGACGTTTCAGATCAGTTCTGCCGGTCCTTTTGGCGGTTGGACATTCCGTGCTCGATATTCGACATTCGGTCGGGGCCTGGCCGCACCCTTGTGCGGCCAGGCGTTTGGGTTTGGCGTCAGGGCACCACCGATACCCGCACCGTGGCCCGCTGCGAGGTCAGCGGCGCCACCGGGTCGTGATCGGTGAGCACGTATTTGAAGACATCCGAGCCCACGAAGGTGGTGGCCGGGGTGTAGCGCACCGTGCCGTCACCACGGTAGACGGCCTGGCCGCCCTTCTTGGTGATCTTGACCGGGTAGAGCACGCCGTCGGTGCCCTTCTCGGTCACGATCTGTCCGCCGGCATCCCGGAGAGGCAGGCCGAGGACGCTGGCCGTGACGTTGGCGGCCACGACCGGCTGGCCATCGTCGGTGTCGTTGGCCAGGATGTTGATCAGGACCGGCGCGGCCACCGTGGTCAGGGCATAGTCGTCCCCCACCACCGGCGCACTGTTCGAAAAGCCTTGCACCGTGAGCAGGAAGGAATCCTCCACAAAGGCAGCCACCGGATCGGTGGCCCGCACGGCGATGGGGTACGGGGAGGCGGCCGCGTCGGCAGCGGTGAGGATACCGCTGATCAGGCCGGTAGCGGCATCGATTGCCAGCCCGCTGCCCGCCGGTGGTCCGGTCATGGAGAAGAACAGGGCCTGCCCTTCCGGATCGGCGAAGGAGGCGGCAACGCTCTTCTCGAGCCAGGCCCCTTCACTGCCCTGGGCATCTGCCAGGGGCGCGACCACCACCGGGGCATCGTTGCCCGGGGTGATGGTGATGATGACCGTGGCCGGCTGGCTTACCGCCTGCACCCGGTTGTTGTTGCTGTTCACGGCCACGGCCCGGTAGGAGAAGCTGTCCACCACCGTTTCACTGCCATCGTGGGTGTAGGTGAAGCCGCCGTCCGCAGCCAGGGCGACGGTGCCGCTGGAGGGGCCGGACGCCAGCTGCGCCACCAGCACGGTGGCGCTGGCCCACCAGCCGCCCCGGCTGTCGTTGGCCAGCACCCCGGCAGCAGGAACGATCACCTGCGCCCCCTCGCCGGCGGCAAAGGCGTCCCCTGCGGCCACCGGCGGCGCTGTGTACTCCACCGGCCGGGTATCCGAGCCACCACGGTCGGAATTGACGGTCACGGTGCCCGGATTGCCGCCCACGCCGGGCACATACTCCCGGTACTTGAAGTTGGGGTTGTTGGGAAACTTGTCCATAACCGCGCCGCCGTGGTCGGGCAGGGTCAGGATCGCGTCCGGGGCGGCCGTGGAGTTGGCCCACACCCGGAGCTCATCGGTGGCCACATCATAGCGGGTCCGGAGGATGGTGACCGAGTCGGTGGGCGGAGCGCCAGCGACGCTCAGAACGGACAGCAGGCCGCCGGTGGCACCGGTGCTGTTGGTCAGGCTCAGCATCCGGTCATACACCGGATAATCGCCGGTGGCCGTTGGCACGAAGATGGCGTCCCGGGTGCCGCTGGCCGGCAGGAGCAGGGAATAGGCCTCCTGGGGAAAGGGATACGGGCTGCCGTTTTCGGCCACCAGCTGCAGATGGCCGCCCTGCAGCAGGGGCACGTGGTTGAGGAGCCCCATGTTGAAGAAGCGGATGAGGGTGCGGCCGCCGGCAAAGCCCGCCGCCAGCGGGGCGGTGCCGGCCTGCTGCGGCTCGCCGTTGACCAGGAAATAGCCCGGCCGGTAGTCGATGGTGCTGGTCATGGGCGGGGTGCCGTAGGTGCCATTCGCCACCGCCTCGTGCAGGGCCGGGTCGATCTCGCTGTAGAAAAGGCTCACCTGGGCATCGTAGGGCACACCCGGGTAGATCTCCCCCGGCGCCGCGTCCTTGACCGCACTGCCATAAAGACCCATCTGCACCTGGACCTGGGGATGGGTGCCGCTGTGGTAGACGAAGCTGCCCGGCCGGAAGGGCTGCGCCAGGCTGCCAAAGGTGTAGGTGACGACGCCGGCGCCGTTTTCCGGGGTCTCCTGGGTGAAGGAATGCACCCGCCGGCGGCCCTGGTCGTCGGTGAAGAAGACCGGCGTCATGGCCGCCGTCTGGCCGGGAATGACGATGGAGACCGGCTCCGCTGCCAGCTCATTGCGCAGGTGGATGTTGAGCACCGGGTCGCCGGGGGCTACCGACAGCAGCGGACCCGGGACAGCGGGCTGCCCGGTGCCGCAGCCGTTGGCAAGGTCGTTGTCGTCGTCGCTGGCAAACCCCCACATGGTGATGGAAACGCTGTCCGGCATGGCGTTGACGAATTCCTGGGCGCACAGGTAGTAGTCGGCGGCCAGGGCCGGGGTGGCGGCCAAGGCCAGCGACCATGCCGCGGCCAACAGGCCCAGGCGCCGCGCTGCGCTGACAATCCTTTTCTGTCTCATTCTGTCCTCCTTTTCGCAACCTCGTCAGGGAACCGGCACGTTCGGGGGCAGGATGTACAGGATGGTCAGCATGCCGCCCGGAAAGATGTTGTTGTTGGTCAGCTCCTTCTCGGTGTGGGAGTGCCACATGAAGTTGAAGGCGCCGAAGGGGTTGAGACCACCCTCCCCGGGCGGCAGGCCCCCCAGTTGGCCCAGGTAGGGGCTGCCGCTCCACCAGGCCCCGAAGGTCACGTCCTGCTTCTCCGGCAGCAGCACCGGAATGGGCTTGTCGTGATCCGGGCAGTACTCGTGGGTGGTGTCGTCGTAGCAGGCCTCGCCGGTGCCGTCGTCGCGCCCGTCGTTGTTGGCGTCCGGACAGGTGACCGAGCTGCAGGTGTGGGCCAGGGCAGGATCTGTCAGGGAGCTGCCGTAGATGTCCCAGCCCATGTCCTTGCCGGTCCACTGGAAGATGGCGTCCACCGTCTGGCCGGGAATGCTGAGGATGGTAAACCCTTCGGTGCCGAGATCCGGACCACTGCCCGGGGTGCTGGCCAGCATCCGGCCGTCCCGGGCGATGATCCGGGCGTGGTTACCGTGGTGGTGGAGGGGATGGATCTCCCGGCCCAGGTTCACCACCCGCATGAGCAGCCGCTCGCCCGGGTGCATCATGGGCAGGCAGTTGTAGGGCTGGGTCGGCAGCCAGGCGGCGCCCGCCGGCGACAGATCGTCCGGCGCCGTCCGGCCGTTGATGAGCCAGTAGACGGGACGGTGCGCGGTGTTGTCGATCAATTGTTGGACCCCGAAGGCCACGTAGTCGTGAACCGTGGGATCAATCCCGGTGAGCAGGAAGAGATACTCGTGGTCGAAGCGGGTGTCGGGATGGTTGTACGCCTGCTTCGGGCTTGTGGCCGGCCGCACGACGATGACCCCGAAGAGGCCCATTTCCAGCTGCAGCTCCGGATGGGAGCCGCTCTGGTAGATGTAGGTCCCCGGCTGGCTGGCGGTGAAGGTGTAGGCGACGCTGCCGCCCACCGGCGCCTCGACGGCCAGGGGGCCCGGCGCTCCGCCCGTGGCCACCACCCCGGTCTGGCCGGGAAACACCAGGGACACCGGCTCGTCCAGGGTGTTGTGCAAGGTGATGGTGACCGTGTCGCCCTGGTTGAGGATGAGCGTCGGCCCCGGATACTGGGCCCGGCCGCCATCCAGGGCATAGCCCCAGAAGAGGTAGCTGCCGCCCTCGGCGGTGCTCAGGTAGTCGGCCCGGGCCGTGAAGGTGAACTGGGGATTGGGGCTGGCGCCGGTCACCCCGTCGATGGCGGCTGTTGCCTCGGCCAGAAGGCCGAAGAGGAGCGCCACCGCCAGGATGGTGCCGTGTCGTGCGACTCCTGCGCAAACATGTCTCATGGCCGGGCCTCCTCAGTTGTTGACGACGATCTCGGTCATCATGCCGCCGTAATCGTCCTTGTTGTTGCTGAGATACTGATAATTGGTCGCGTAGAGAAAATAGGTGCCGGCTGCCACCTGGGCGGTATCCAGGATGACGTCAAACGTTTCGCCGCCGCCCATGGTGACGGACGTGGTCTCGTAGGAGAGGTCGGTGCCGTCAGCCGCCCGCAGGAGCTTGGCGTCCTTGCCCACCACCCGCATGGGGATGCCCAGGACCGACACGGTGTTGACGGTGGTAACCGCAACGTTGGACATCCGGAGCAGGATCCGCTGCCCCCTGGTGGCGGTGATGGCCGCGGACACCGGCTGCACCGAGTGGTCTGCCGGCAGGCCGGTCTCGGGAGGCGGCGGCAGGAGCGGCCCCGGGTTGACGGTATCCGGATAGCCGCGGCCGTTGATCATGAAGAAGGTGTCCCGCATGTCCGCAAAGGGCAGAGGCTGGACAGCGATGTGCTGGTCATGGAAGTTCTGATCAAACCCGACCAGCTGGATCGGCACCTCCACGTCGTAGAAGGTCGAGCCGTCGCCGTCGTTGTAGGCGTACTTGAAGCCGGTCTTGTGGATGAAGCCGTTCAGATTGGTGCCGCTGGGCAGACGGTTCTGCCGGGGGGTGACGTAGAGGTTGCCGATCATGCCCATCTGCATATGCTCGGTGGCCTCCACGTGGCAGTGGTACAGGTAGGTGCCGGGGTCCACGATCTGGTAGTAGTAGGTGAGGCTCGCCCCCATGTTGATGGTCATGCCGCTTTCCGGCAGGCCGTCGAAGACGTTGGCGGTCTGCGGAAAGCCGTGGTAGTGCACGGAATGGGGGTCGAAGAGATCCGGCCGCATGGGCATGCCGACGTTGGTCAGGGTGAGGTAGTACTCGGTGCCCTCCTCCTGAACGATGGTGGGCCCGGTCCACTCGGAGGCCAGCCGGCCGGCGGCCAGGGCCTCTGCCTCGGGAATGCCGGTGAGATCGGAGAAGCCGAACATGTACTGCAGGGTACCGTCGCCCATGTGGACGAAGCCGTCGCCGGCCCCCAGGTGCTTGCAGCCCACGTCCTGCCGGTATTCGGGGTTGGGCTGGCCGGCGTTGGGATAGCCGGCCGGGATGATCGGGTCCGGGATGGCGTCGCCGTCCACATCACCGGGACACTGGACAAGAACCGCAGCCCAGGATGGCACGGCAGCGGCCAGGAACAGGAGGGCTGCTGCCGCCGTCCTTTTGGATCGTCTCGTTGTCATATGCTGCCTCCTTGGTCAGAGGCCGCCTGCCGCAGGGTGCCGGCAGGCGGCCGCGCTGGCTTGCCGTTTCAGGGTTGGACCTCGTCGGCACCGATGTCGGCCAGGCCGGAGACGCCGTCTGGCCGGGGCTGGCCGTCGAAGTCGTCGGCCAGGGCGGCGATGCTGTTGACCCGGGCCGTGTCCGCCGCGTTGATCGCCGGCGAGGCCGGGCCGATGTGGTAGTCGCCGGCCAGGGTCAGGGGGCCGTAGCGGACGTCGATGAAGTTGCCGCCCTCGTCAGCCGCCGCCGAGGTGAGGATGTTCACGGTCGTCTCCGGCATCTGGATGGTCAGCCGCCGGCCGATGTTGACATACTCGGCCAGGAACATGGGGTTGAGGCCGTCCCGCACCTCGTCCAGGTTGCCCAGACTGGGGCTGCTGTTACCGGTCTTGTCGGTCAGGAAGCAGTTCCTGGGGTTGAGCCGGCCTGTGGTGCCCAGGATCCCGAGATCCCAGTACTGGGCGCCGGAGCCGTCCGGCTGGATCTGGGGGACCAGCTGGAAGGGCGGCGTATTGGGGTCGTTGTCCTGCACCGTCTGCCAGGAGAAGGAGCGGTTATGGAAGATGATGTTGTTCATGAGAGCTGGCCGGGAGAAGTCCAGGGTCCACCGGGTCGGGAGGCCCGGATCCGGCACCCCGGTCAGGGTGATGTGCTGGCGGGAGACCACACCCGCCGGCTGGGGAATGGTGAGGTTGGGATCGTTGGGTGAAAAGGCAGCGCCCACCGTGGCGGTGCTGTCGTTGTTGGCGATGGTGTTGTTGAGGATGTCCACATAGAGGGCATCCTGGATGGAGAGACCGCCGGCCGCGTAGCCAGCCACGTTGTTGACGATGATGTTGTCGTAGAGCTGGCCGCGATACCAGCTTGCCGGCCGGGTGGGGGCGGCCGCCACGTCGGTGCCGTTGACAAAGGCCAGGGCGATGCCGCCGCCGTCACCGGCGCCGGCGTTGTTGCCCTGGATGCGGTTGGCCTCCACCAGGAAGCTGCCGGCGCCATCGGACAGGGAGCCGGGGCCGGCCAGGCCCGGCTTGCCGCCGATGAAGAGGCCACCGCCGTTGACGGTGGTGCCCTGGTTGAAGTTCTGGTTGAAGGCGATGGTGTTGCGGGCGATGACGCCGCCGTCGCTTAAGCCCAGGTGGCCGATGCCGCCGCCGTCACCGTTGGAGAAGTTGCCGCAGACGAAGTTCTCGGTGACCCGGTAGCCGGTGGTGCCGGTGTAGAGGGAGATGCCGCCGCCGGCGCCGTTCATGCCCCCGTTCATGGTGATGAGGTTGTGGTGCGCCGTAAGGTTGTCGTTGTCGCTGTCGCTGTGGATCAGGACGCCGTTCACCTCGGTGGTGAGGGTCGGATGGCCAACCCGGAGGCCGCCGCCATAGACGCCGTAGTTGCCGGTCAGGCGGGTGTTGCTGATCTCCAGATCCTTGGCATAGCCATTGACGGTGATGCCGCCGCCGGAATCGCTGCCGGTGACGGTGAGGCCATCGATGCGGGCGCGGGGATCCGGGCCGAAGTTGCCGGTGTCCTTGCCAACCACCAGGATGCCGGCATCCTCGGTGGGGAACATCAGGGGCTCGTTGTCGGCCTGGTTGACAGCGCCGACCTCCTGGCCGGGGACGATGGAGATGAGGTTGGCGGCCTGGAGGAAGGTGATCTTGTCCCGCCAGGCCTGGGTCTTCTCCGCCGGCACCTTGCGGGCGTTGATGGTGGTGCCCAGGGCG
This genomic interval from Thermodesulfobacteriota bacterium contains the following:
- a CDS encoding ABC transporter substrate-binding protein, producing the protein MKRIAILVGVLLAIATQVASWADEAAPLRSVTAEMAARYGEMIYRQGVLPSGEPVMAVVQEDIPVDGRMFTCVHCHQRSGLGSLEGTVITPRTNGLDLFRPWRRTGAWRQPEDEAARVSGRQALPPQYRVADHRPAYTLETLAEAIELGAHPTGRELNPVMPRYLLGQRDMGYLLEYLKTLSSEPAPGVDDTTLRFATVVTEGVPPAEREAMLAVLQALVADHNRQSRHQGELADKGPFFMSEHNASFRLYSLDVWELSGEPATWPQQLAAYDEARPVFALLGGMAAGDWAPIHEFCERRRIPCLFPLTERPKITKTDWYTLYFSKGFYQEGEAAARHLIRDQGEGVQVVQIYRQGADGERTAAGFEAAWQEVGRPAPERVILGAAEPAAPALERLLSRQERPQQVLYWLGRDDLAGLGVLAGAAGSPVQVLVSGGLAGEDFSAVPPAVWPALLITYPYELPADRGRKAMAVANWLKVRKIPPMSPVIQARMYFLGGILAEAVGCMRSDFYRDYFLEGIDMMVDQTATIAVYPRLSFGPGQRYASKGCYIVRLAAGSPPQLVRASDWITY
- a CDS encoding SCO family protein, which codes for MPATMMRLVGGFLLLSILVPPLSVHGAQEARYKRSEERYSIPDVTLITQDRRRVNLRDFILSSDKPVLLDFIYGTCTTICPVLSAGFVNMQRRINGGAQAVRLVSISIDPEHDTPEVMAEYLGRYGAKPGWDFFTGSREDIDKVMRAFDAYVINKMSHYPITFLRKPGDEGWVRIHGLISTAELMKEYQALMGQ
- a CDS encoding S8 family serine peptidase; protein product: MKRSRATFAGAPLAFFALAFGLLLPPAALAGRPAARIDPPLAAAIARVAPGTTVPVIVTMAGQVDLSLFNVQEDRRRRRARLIKALRDKAASDQAGVRRLLAASKVAEARGLWIINSLAAAVPAAMVDDLAQLPGVGAVRLDQSLPTPTPAPVPDTGGGAGWNLAAVGAPWLWQQGFFGQGVVVATLDSGVDRFHPDLAARWRGGTNSWLDPYGENPLPRDLIGHGTQVMGLIAGGDASGQAIGMAPGAQWMAAKIFNNAGLAFLSAIHAAFQWTLDPDGDAETDDAPDIVNNSWGLTAAFGPCSMEFEPDIRALRAADIAVVFAAGNDGPLAGSIRSPADNPGSTAVGAVDQDLVLDLASSRGPAACGSSIQPRLVAPGAGVLTTDLTFGGLIPDAYVEVHGTSFAAPHLAGGLALLRSALPSLAMATLEAILLKTAQDLGPPGPDQGYGYGLLDVAAAYDLLAGGAPRPADQDLDGHPASLDCDDRDAAVHPGAAEIRRDGIDQDCNGFDLTIEVLRADYEAASDRLAVLAESERADEAGLRLLVFLDNGRALERAMSWNAARGRWQRALTGLAGKLGARPVSVMVAGAEGWVESGVRLVGE
- a CDS encoding Ig-like domain-containing protein, producing the protein MRQKRIVSAARRLGLLAAAWSLALAATPALAADYYLCAQEFVNAMPDSVSITMWGFASDDDNDLANGCGTGQPAVPGPLLSVAPGDPVLNIHLRNELAAEPVSIVIPGQTAAMTPVFFTDDQGRRRVHSFTQETPENGAGVVTYTFGSLAQPFRPGSFVYHSGTHPQVQVQMGLYGSAVKDAAPGEIYPGVPYDAQVSLFYSEIDPALHEAVANGTYGTPPMTSTIDYRPGYFLVNGEPQQAGTAPLAAGFAGGRTLIRFFNMGLLNHVPLLQGGHLQLVAENGSPYPFPQEAYSLLLPASGTRDAIFVPTATGDYPVYDRMLSLTNSTGATGGLLSVLSVAGAPPTDSVTILRTRYDVATDELRVWANSTAAPDAILTLPDHGGAVMDKFPNNPNFKYREYVPGVGGNPGTVTVNSDRGGSDTRPVEYTAPPVAAGDAFAAGEGAQVIVPAAGVLANDSRGGWWASATVLVAQLASGPSSGTVALAADGGFTYTHDGSETVVDSFSYRAVAVNSNNNRVQAVSQPATVIITITPGNDAPVVVAPLADAQGSEGAWLEKSVAASFADPEGQALFFSMTGPPAGSGLAIDAATGLISGILTAADAAASPYPIAVRATDPVAAFVEDSFLLTVQGFSNSAPVVGDDYALTTVAAPVLINILANDTDDGQPVVAANVTASVLGLPLRDAGGQIVTEKGTDGVLYPVKITKKGGQAVYRGDGTVRYTPATTFVGSDVFKYVLTDHDPVAPLTSQRATVRVSVVP
- a CDS encoding multicopper oxidase domain-containing protein — translated: MRHVCAGVARHGTILAVALLFGLLAEATAAIDGVTGASPNPQFTFTARADYLSTAEGGSYLFWGYALDGGRAQYPGPTLILNQGDTVTITLHNTLDEPVSLVFPGQTGVVATGGAPGPLAVEAPVGGSVAYTFTASQPGTYIYQSGSHPELQLEMGLFGVIVVRPATSPKQAYNHPDTRFDHEYLFLLTGIDPTVHDYVAFGVQQLIDNTAHRPVYWLINGRTAPDDLSPAGAAWLPTQPYNCLPMMHPGERLLMRVVNLGREIHPLHHHGNHARIIARDGRMLASTPGSGPDLGTEGFTILSIPGQTVDAIFQWTGKDMGWDIYGSSLTDPALAHTCSSVTCPDANNDGRDDGTGEACYDDTTHEYCPDHDKPIPVLLPEKQDVTFGAWWSGSPYLGQLGGLPPGEGGLNPFGAFNFMWHSHTEKELTNNNIFPGGMLTILYILPPNVPVP
- a CDS encoding multicopper oxidase domain-containing protein, which produces MTTRRSKRTAAAALLFLAAAVPSWAAVLVQCPGDVDGDAIPDPIIPAGYPNAGQPNPEYRQDVGCKHLGAGDGFVHMGDGTLQYMFGFSDLTGIPEAEALAAGRLASEWTGPTIVQEEGTEYYLTLTNVGMPMRPDLFDPHSVHYHGFPQTANVFDGLPESGMTINMGASLTYYYQIVDPGTYLYHCHVEATEHMQMGMIGNLYVTPRQNRLPSGTNLNGFIHKTGFKYAYNDGDGSTFYDVEVPIQLVGFDQNFHDQHIAVQPLPFADMRDTFFMINGRGYPDTVNPGPLLPPPPETGLPADHSVQPVSAAITATRGQRILLRMSNVAVTTVNTVSVLGIPMRVVGKDAKLLRAADGTDLSYETTSVTMGGGETFDVILDTAQVAAGTYFLYATNYQYLSNNKDDYGGMMTEIVVNN